From the genome of Calliopsis andreniformis isolate RMS-2024a unplaced genomic scaffold, iyCalAndr_principal scaffold0022, whole genome shotgun sequence, one region includes:
- the LOC143186627 gene encoding kinesin-like protein KIF13A isoform X3 has translation MATDKIKVAVRVRPFNRRELELGTQCVVEMSGQQTILQHPTTMDKIERSKPKTFAFDHCFYSLDPSTENFASQDVVFDALGRDILDNAFQGYNACIFAYGQTGSGKSYTMMGSGENKGIIPRLCDNLFDMIAKRQSSELTYKVEVSYMEIYNEKVHDLLDPKPNKQSLKVREHNVLGPYVDGLSQLAVTSFQDIDNLMAEGNKSRTVAATNMNSESSRSHAVFSVILTQTLTDTKSGVSGEKVSRMSLVDLAGSERAVKTGAVGDRLKEGSNINKSLTTLGLVISKLADQNSGSNKNRDKFVPYRDSVLTWLLKDNLGGNSKTVMVATISPAADNYEETLSTLRYADRAKRIVNHAVVNEDPNARIIRELRQEVETLKEMLLHATGQGSIVGQQRTVITEKLSQSERLMKEMSQTWEEKLVKTERLQHERQQALEKMGISVQASGIQVEKNKYYLVNLNDDPSLNELLVYYLKERTLVGGRSAKTDQDIQLHGLGILPEHCVITIEESGLYMTPLNGARCFVNGTQVMEKTPLLHGDRIVWGNHHFFRVNCPRSATAINSEPQTPAQNIDYNFAREELMLNELSNDPIQRAIARLEKQHEEDKQVALEKQRQAYERQVQQLRNILSPSTPYSPYVPYDPLRGSQSGKLPACTPTTQIRVEKWAQERDEMFKRSLGQLKADILKANALVQEANFLAEEMGKQTKFSVTLQIPPNNLSPNRKSVFFQRGAFVSEPAILVKRTNMGSQVWSMEKLENKLVDMRDMYEERKDPNNCQRLPAIKDEVPGKTQDPFYESQENHNLIGVANIFLEVLFHDVRLDYHTPIISQQGEVAGRLEVEISRISGHFPQDRICEAASESSADSASSEPEDYSGSSHITCRVTIKQATGLPLSLSHYVFCQYMFCGHPEPIVVPAVDNSEQMNSNCQTGQRDSLAFKFNHTKDFIVPITEEFMEHCAEGALSIEVWGHRSAGFSRSKPGWEVEQQLAKARSLADRWSELTRKIELWVEIQELNEQGEYSPVEVVVKPDTWTGGIYQLRQGQQRRIQVRVKPVQNSGTLPIICQSILNIAVGSVSVRNRLQIPLDSYQDEDLSLLREKWSEALMRRRQYLDQQIQKLINKQDKTEQDKEREQSLVDQWVSLTEERNAVLVPAAGSGIPGAPADWNPPAGMEPHIPVLFLDLNADDLSAHQSGEEVPVTGLNSILPKEHGNKFYNLPIIRRVEKDVCAIAAWDSSIHDNIHLNKLTDANERIFLILKTTVSLSHPAPMDLVLRKRLALNIYKRQSITGRLFKRIVRTDCLSQTGVTYEVVSNIPKASEELEDRESLAQIAASGEDTSLCDGETYIEKYTRGVSAVETILTLDRLRQNVAVKELLQAQGQPLMRKTASVPNFSQIMRSDTSMDALNVTRSESVTDLNSELNGLLHSRRASTGHARNDENFIPAPSKPFGIARPTFLNLNLNLNSLTRLQQSTSAKSSPNMVGTKLGLRMTTLHEETSNVGNQLSTPIHDEDEEKSDADYSEYDPYQHIKHDYVQATAKPVKPLTSSRTLDSLVELQSTKINTPSMSSSGYGSQAVSTTNLTSEDSLSVKSISVDETPDLEYRNLLDSKKPERMDSSLVEETPEEYMGEITNALDNLNVMRNTCTEERTRKNLEETGAYADADIDSPVSSTKSDSDANSSATHANTNQKKDVRNQALSNRRKSEMEISQASNSGEESPLEGSSVVHTKLPPGKVVRRRKASANTGRPTSSQHRASFPMVRPQLSESKAAARLEQSMQPNMPYENGDNSSSERIDDDVSDKSSAFGSRHDLSRVETPLPDWVVVGESVLVRPYSYSGVIAYVGPTEFASGTWIGVELDAPTGKNDGAVNGHRYFTCRQKCGIFVKVDKLIQDKRGRALRNYTFTLPQSAPMRRSVSKGEGLHSLHRSRSRGEGLSTTGTRSSPRGK, from the exons GAGCAAACCAAAGACGTTCGCGTTCGACCACTGTTTCTACTCCCTGGACCCGAGCACAGAAAATTTCGCGAGTCAAGACGTGGTGTTCGATGCCCTGGGTCGCGATATTTTGGACAATGCGTTCCAGGGCTACAACGCTTGCATTTTCGCCTATGGGCAGACTG GGTCTGGGAAGTCGTACACGATGATGGGGAGCGGCGAGAACAAGGGTATAATACCACGGCTGTGCGACAACCTATTCGACATGATAGCGAAGCGGCAGAGCTCCGAGCTCACGTACAAAGTCGAGGTCTCGTACATGGAGATCTACAACGAGAAGGTGCACGACCTGTTGGACCCGAAGCCTAACAAACAGTCGCTCAAAGTCAGGGAACACAATGTCCTGGGGCCGTACGTCGACGGGCTCAGTCAGCTCGCCGTCACATCCTTCCAG GATATTGACAATCTGATGGCGGAGGGGAACAAGTCGAGGACCGTGGCGGCAACAAACATGAACTCCGAGAGCTCCCGTTCGCACGCCGTATTCTCCGTCATTCTGACGCAAACCTTGACTGACACGAAAAGCGGCGTTAGCGGGGAAAAAGTCTCTCGGATGAGCTTAGTGGACTTAGCAGGGAGCGAAAGGGCTGTGAAAACTGGGGCGGTGGGCGATAGGCTTAAAGAAGGAAGCAATATAAACAA ATCCCTAACAACGTTGGGTCTAGTCATTTCGAAGCTGGCGGATCAGAATTCCGGAAGTAATAAGAATAGGGACAAGTTCGTGCCGTATAGGGACTCTGTCTTAACGTGGCTGTTAAAG GATAATTTAGGTGGTAACAGTAAAACCGTGATGGTGGCCACTATATCTCCAGCGGCAGACAATTACGAGGAGACGCTTTCCACCCTTCGGTACGCGGACCGAGCGAAGAGGATCGTTAATCACGCGGTGGTCAACGAAGATCCGAATGCAAGAATTATTCGGGAACTGAGGCAGGAGGTGGAGACGCTGAAGGAGATGCTGCTGCATGCAACC GGGCAGGGATCGATAGTTGGGCAACAACGCACAGTCATAACGGAGAAGCTGTCGCAGTCAGAGCGATTAATGAAGGAAATGTCGCAGACATGGGAGGAGAAGTTGGTAAAGACAGAGAGGTTGCAGCATGAGAGGCAGCAGGCCCTGGAGAAGATGGGAATCAGCGTTCAAGCTTCTGGTATCCAAGTCGAGAAGAACAAGTATTACCTTgttaatcttaacgatgatcccAGTTTGAACGAGCTGCTGGTTTATTATCTAAAA GAAAGGACACTAGTGGGTGGACGTTCAGCGAAAACAGACCAGGACATCCAGCTTCACGGGCTGGGGATCCTGCCAGAGCACTGTGTCATCACGATAGAGGAGTCTGGCCTCTACATGACGCCCCTGAACGGTGCTAGGTGTTTCGTGAATGGCACGCAGGTGATGGAAAAAACGCCGCTGCTTCACGGCGACAGGATCGTCTGGGGAAATCATCATTTCTTCCGGGTGAATTGTCCAAGGAGCGCAACAG CGATTAACAGCGAGCCTCAGACGCCAGCGCAGAATATCGATTATAACTTCGCCCGGGAAGAGCTGATGCTTAACGAGCTGTCGAACGATCCTATCCAAAGGGCCATCGCGAGACTTGAGAAACAACACGAGGAGGACAAACAG GTCGCGTTAGAAAAGCAGAGACAAGCGTACGAGCGGCAGGTTCAGCAGCTTCGCAATATTTTGTCCCCGTCGACGCCCTATTCGCCCTACGTGCCCTACGACCCTTTAAGAGGCAGTCAAAGCGGCAAATTGCCTGCCTGCACGCCGACCACGCAAATACGCGTGGAGAAATGGGCCCAAGAGAGGGACGAGATGTTCAAGAGGAGCTTAGGTCAATTAAAAGCGGACATCTTGAAGGCGAACGCGCTGGTACAGGAGGCAAACTTCTTGGCGGAAGAGATGGGGAAGCAGACGAAATTTAGCGTGACCCTGCAAATTCCGCCGAACAATTTGAGTCCAAATAGAAAG AGTGTATTTTTTCAGCGGGGGGCTTTCGTCAGCGAACCCGCGATCTTAGTAAAAAGGACGAACATGGGCAGCCAGGTGTGGTCCATGGAGAAGCTAGAGAATAAATTAGTCGATATGCGGGACATGTACGAAGAGAGGAAGGACCCCAATAATTGTCAACGACTGCCTGCCATTAAG GACGAGGTGCCAGGGAAAACGCAGGACCCCTTCTACGAGTCTCAAGAGAACCACAACCTCATCGGAGTAGCGAATATTTTCTTAGAGGTTCTGTTCCACGACGTCAGGTTAGACTACCACACGCCGATTATCAGCCAACAGGGAGAAGTCGCTGGTCGACTGGAGGTCGAGATTAGTCGCATATCTGGCCACTTCCCTCAGGACCGTATCTGCGAGGCCGCGTCGGAGTCCTCGGCTGATTCGGCCTCCTCTGAGCCTGAGGACTACTCTGGATCCAGTCACATCACCTGTCGCGTGACTATCAAACAAGCCACTGGTTTGCCACTGTCTCTGAGCCATTACGTTTTCTGCCAGTACATGTTCTGCGGGCATCCAGAGCCAATTGTGGTCCCAGCCGTGGACAACTCTGAGCAGATGAACTCGAATTGCCAGACGGGGCAGAGGGACTCCTTGGCGTTCAAGTTCAACCATACGAAAGACTTCATTGTGCCCATTACGGAGGAGTTCATGGAACACTGTGCTG AAGGTGCCTTAAGCATAGAAGTCTGGGGGCATCGAAGTGCCGGTTTCTCTAGAAGCAAGCCTGGTTGGGAAGTCGAGCAACAACTGGCCAAAGCTAGATCTCTGGCTGATCGATGGTCAGAGTTAACACGGAAaatagaactgtgggttgagattcaGGAACTCAACGAGCAGGGAGAGTATTCACCAGTCGAAGTAGTCGTGAAACCAGACACGTGGACAG GAGGAATTTACCAATTACGTCAGGGACAACAGCGGCGGATACAAGTTCGCGTGAAACCAGTACAAAATTCGGGAACGTTACCCATAATCTGCCAGTCGATATTGAACATAGCTGTTGGTAGCGTGTCTGTGAGGAATCGACTCCAAATTCCATTGGACAGTTATCAGGATGAAGATTTGAGTCTGCTGAGGGAAAAGTGGAGTGAGGCTTTGATGAGAAGGAGACAGTACTTGGATCAACAGATACAGAAGCTTATTAATAAACAAG ACAAAACAGAACAGGACAAAGAGCGAGAGCAAAGTCTGGTTGACCAGTGGGTCAGTTTAACAGAAGAAAGAAACGCAGTCCTGGTTCCTGCAGCAGGGTCAGGGATTCCTGGTGCCCCAGCTGATTGGAACCCTCCAGCAGGCATGGAACCACACATTCCTGTCCTCTTCCTTGATCTCAATG CCGATGATCTCTCAGCACACCAGTCCGGGGAAGAAGTCCCAGTGACTGGCCTGAACTCTATCTTACCCAAAGAACACGGCAACAAATTTTACAATTTACCAATTATTCGACGCGTTGAGAAAGACGTATGTGCCATCGCTGCTTGGGACTCTAGCATACACGACAATATTCACTTGAACAAACTCACGGATG CGAACGAAAGGATCTTCCTGATCCTAAAAACAACAGTGAGCCTCTCCCATCCAGCGCCAATGGACCTGGTGCTGCGCAAACGACTGGCCCTGAACATTTACAAGAGACAGAGCATCACAGGCAGACTCTTCAAGAGGATCGTTCGCACAGATTGCCTGTCCCAGACTGGTGTCACCTACGAAGTCGTCTCTAATATACCAAAAGCCAGCGAGGAGCTGGAAGACAGAGAAAGTTTGGCGCAAATCGCCGCCAGTGGGGAAGACACCAGTTTGTGCGATGGTGAAACATACATCG AGAAATATACGCGTGGCGTCTCTGCGGTGGAAACTATCTTAACTTTAGACCGACTACGACAAAACGTCGCAGTGAAAGAGTTACTCCAAGCACAAGGCCAGCCACTGATGCGCAAGACAGCAAGCGTACCCAACTTCTCGCAG ATCATGAGGTCCGATACCTCGATGGACGCTCTGAATGTTACACGCTCTGAAAGTGTGACTGATCTCAACTCAGAGTTGAATGGGCTGCTACACTCTCGGCGAGCTTCTACTGGCCATGCCAGGAACGATGAGAACTTCATTCCTGCACCGTCAAAACCATTTGGAATCG CGAGACCAACTTTCCTGAATCTCAACCTGAATCTCAACTCATTGACACGTCTGCAACAATCCACCTCTGCCAAGT CATCTCCAAACATGGTGGGCACCAAACTGGGTCTACGAATGACTACACTGCACGAAGAAACGTCGAACGTTGGAAATCAGTTGTCGACGCCTATCCACGACGAGGACGAAGAGAAGAGCGACGCTGACTATTCTGAATATGACCCGTACCAG CATATCAAACACGATTACGTTCAGGCAACGGCGAAACCAGTAAAACCACTAACTTCTTCACGCACACTGGATTCTCTCGTCGAACTTCAATCGACGAAGATCAACACGCCAAGCATGAGTAGCAGTGGTTACGGTTCCCAAGCCGTGTCTACGACGAACCTGACCTCCGAGGACTCGCTCTCCGTCAAGTCAATCAGCGTGGACGAGACCCCAGACTTGGAGTACCGAAATCTCCTGGACAGCAAGAAGCCAGAAAGAATGGACAGCTCTTTGGTCGAGGAGACACCAGAAGAGTACATGGGCGAGATTACTAATGCGCTGGATAACTTGAATGTGATGAGGAACACTTGCACTGAGG AACGCACCAGGAAGAACCTAGAGGAAACAGGCGCCTACGCTGACGCGGACATCGACAGTCCAGTGTCTTCGACGAAAAGCGACAGCGACGCGAATAGCAGTGCAACACATGCAAACACTAATCAGAAGAAGGACGTACGCAATCAGGCTCTGAGTAATCGAAGGAAAAGCGAAATGGAGATCAGTCAGGCGTCGAATTCGGGAGAGGAGAGTCCCTTGGAGGGTAGCTCGGTTGTACACACGAAACTGCCACCTGGCAAG GTGGTGCGACGAAGGAAAGCCTCTGCAAACACAGGAAGGCCTACCAGTTCACAACACAGGGCTTCATTCCCCATGGTCCGTCCACAACTTTCAGAGAGCAAAGCTGCAGCGCGACTGGAACAATCGATGCAACCTAACATGCCCTACGAAAACGGGGACAACAGCTCCTCTGAACGTATCGATG ACGACGTGAGCGATAAGAGTTCAGCTTTTGGTTCGAGACACGACTTAAGCAGAGTCGAGACACCACTCCCAGACTGGGTCGTTGTGGGTGAATCTGTACTGGTGCGTCCCTACAGCTACTCTGGAGTGATAGCATACGTTGGACCAACAGAATTTGCATCTGGGACGTGGATAGGAGTTGAACTCGATGCTCCGACTG GTAAAAACGATGGTGCTGTGAATGGCCATAGGTACTTCACGTGTCGGCAGAAATGCGGAATCTTCGTCAAGGTGGACAAACTAATTCAAGACAAACGAGGCAGAGCACTTAGGAACTACACTTTCACTCTTCCTCAATCTGCACCGATGCGCAGAAGCGTCAGCAAAG GTGAAGGTTTACATTCCTTGCACCGAAGTCGGAGCCGAGGGGAAGGTCTCTCAACGACAGGCACGCGATCCTCTCCACGGGGCAAGTAA